In Cotesia glomerata isolate CgM1 linkage group LG1, MPM_Cglom_v2.3, whole genome shotgun sequence, one genomic interval encodes:
- the LOC123268244 gene encoding uncharacterized protein LOC123268244, which yields MDNERCDRNNSVVECENILKVLNINDNNSVQQENIDINNMSVHISKKKLKKERQRAKKLEAANKSSRVSKNINKNSQQISYSKNNITEENIKNDIDNTINDIDSHNSSNSIIENDIDDLSLEQSAFVQSIVKQRNKLKNNYIVKDNKNSLENISDNNNINSFDSSDDLQGFTVVKKDKNTRDWDKTPEGYGKEGFRLIMKGQKADAIYYFSKAIQLDHLEDIRHYINRSYCYLNVGSYLEALSDIKFVISRTDDPVLISIMKCRQAQAFMGLEHFNEAEKCFQEALNVLPDCLPVKFELYRMKIVQLINMGFSERYILKVFRKTPLINVKDAIAILYELSNDYDKKLDDSNISSDIETEIFQSDSDDNPSNTSIFKEVFDYNDHDNSWQAPTNIEVEYQAKTKGAKNSKKIESKVNGGKVKTADVTDSTKSLQKTTTIDAKAVWVGSLTSKIKDSMLLKKFSEFGKVNSVAVLPGERYGFINFVEARSAQRAVEAGFVELCGMKLPIKIRA from the exons ATGGACAACGAACGTTGTGATAGAAATAATAGTGTTGTAGAATGTGAAAATATACTGAAAGtactaaatattaatgataataattcagtACAACAAGAAAATATTGACATAAATAATATGTCTGTGcatatatcgaaaaaaaaattgaaaaaagaaagGCAACGTGCTAAAAAATTAGAAGCTGCTAATAAAAGTTCACGTGTATcaaagaatataaataaaaatagccaaCAAATATCTTATTCGAAAAATAATATCACTGaagaaaacataaaaaacGATATTGATAATACGATAAATGATATAGATAGTCATAATAGTAGCAATTCAATTATAGAAAATGATATAGATGATTTATCATTAGAGCAATCAGCTTTCGTTCAGTCAATTGTTAaacaaagaaataaattaaaaaataactatatcgttaaagataataaaaactcGTTAGAAAATATatctgataataataatatcaatagtttTGATTCATCAGATGATTTACAAGGATTTACTGTGGTTAAAAAa gacaAAAACACTAGAGATTGGGATAAAACCCCAGAAGGGTATGGAAAAGAAGGGTTTAGATTAATTATGAAAGGTCAAAAGGCTGATGctatatactatttttcaaaGGCTATTCAATTAGATCATTTAGAAGATATTCGTCATTATATTAATAgaagttattgttatttaaatgttgGTAGTTATCTTGA agcTCTGAGTGATATCAAATTTGTTATTTCTCGTACAGATGATCCAGTATTAATAAGTATTATGAAATGTAGGCAAGCACAAGCATTCATGGGACTAGag caTTTTAATGAAGCCGAAAAATGTTTTCAAGAAGCATTAAATGTTCTTCCAGATTGTTTGCCTGTTAAATTTGAACTTTATAGGATGAAAATAGTTCAACTTATTAATATGGGATTTTCTGAgagatatattttaaaagtatttagaAAAACACCATTGATTAATGTAAAg GATGCAATTGCTATTTTGTATGAATTGAGTAATGACTACGATAAAAAACTTGATGACAGTAATATAAGTAGTGATATTGAGACGGAAATATTTCAATCGGATAGTGATGATAATCCAAGTAATACAAGTATATTTAAAGAAGTATTTGACTATAATGATCACGATAATTCTTGGCAAGCACCAACTAATATTGAAGTAGAATATCAAGC AAAAACAAAAGGagctaaaaattcaaaaaaaattgaatctaaAGTTAATGGTGGTAAAGTAAAAACCGCCGATGTAACTGACTCAACAAAAAGTTTACAAAAAACTACTACGATTGACGCTAAGGCTGTGTGGGTCGGAAGTTTGACttctaaaataaaagataGTATGTTGCTTAAGAAATTTTCAGA GTTTGGCAAAGTTAACAGTGTTGCCGTTTTACCCGGTGAAAGATatggttttattaattttgtcgAAGCTCGTTCTGCCCAGCGAGCTGTCGAAGCCGGTTTTGTTGAATTGTGTGGAATGAAATTGCCAATTAAAATCCGCGCATAA